Proteins from one Parvibaculum lavamentivorans DS-1 genomic window:
- a CDS encoding efflux RND transporter permease subunit: MIGFLENVVFRLRALILLGLLVFTVIAGYYATGLRMTAGFDKQLPVGHEYIQTFQEYRDQLFGSNRIIVVLAPNEGTIWTREFFKTYKELTDDIFFLPGVSRHTVTSLWTPNTRYIEITEDGISADDVISGRVTADSMTPANLQKIQSNVIRGGFVGRLVADDFQSAMVVAELQDYDPSTGQPLDYFDLAAKLEKQIRDKYESDQYTVRIIGFAKLIGDIADGAGTVVKFFIVAFILTALALYLYSRSVLLTSATLFASLTSVVWQFGLLNLLGYGLDPLAVLVPFLVFAIGVSHGVQQINLITAEISAGANAEQAARVAFSRLLVPGSMALITTLVGFGTLYLIPVPMIRELAITASIGVVLKIATNLIMLPLLVSYLKFGENFRDRVTRSREVRLKIMRGLGFVASPRWAVIILIGSTTLFGIAVYQGMNRHVGALHAGAPELRPDARYNVDSTEIANSFALGLNVLTVVVETPPDSCVTYSYMKYLNQFSWAMQNVPDVTLVVSLPFAIKGSAAGWNEGNLKWKDIPRNRPALAQASNTVPGAGALYNQTCTILPHMIYLKDAKATTIKSAINAVKEWRAAHPMEGVNIRLASGNMGVQAAVNEEITETELPMMMWVYAVIIALVTLTYRDWRAVIACCLPLTFGTFFGYWFMEVLQIGLTVATLPVMVLAVGIGVDYAYYIYNRIPYYLGEGMNVTDAFRQALLETGMATFFTALTLAVGVSTWAFSDLKFQADMGLLLSFMFMVNMIMAITVLPALAVVLEMLFPRKRPVARQSAPVH, translated from the coding sequence ATGATTGGATTTCTCGAAAATGTTGTCTTCCGGCTCCGCGCGCTGATCCTGCTGGGCCTTCTGGTCTTCACGGTCATTGCCGGATATTACGCGACGGGCCTGCGCATGACCGCCGGCTTCGACAAGCAGCTTCCGGTCGGCCACGAATATATTCAGACGTTCCAGGAATATCGCGACCAGCTCTTCGGCTCGAACCGCATCATCGTGGTGCTGGCGCCGAACGAAGGCACGATCTGGACCCGAGAGTTCTTCAAGACCTACAAGGAACTCACCGACGACATCTTCTTCCTGCCCGGCGTTTCCCGCCACACGGTGACATCGCTCTGGACGCCCAACACCCGCTACATTGAAATCACCGAGGACGGCATCAGCGCCGACGACGTCATTTCCGGCCGCGTCACCGCCGACTCGATGACACCCGCGAACCTTCAGAAAATCCAGAGCAACGTCATTCGCGGCGGCTTCGTCGGCCGCCTCGTCGCCGACGACTTCCAGTCCGCCATGGTCGTCGCCGAGTTGCAGGATTACGATCCTTCGACCGGCCAGCCGCTCGACTATTTCGACCTCGCCGCCAAGCTCGAAAAGCAGATCCGCGACAAATACGAGAGCGATCAATACACCGTCCGCATCATCGGCTTCGCCAAGCTGATCGGCGACATCGCCGACGGCGCCGGCACTGTCGTGAAGTTCTTCATCGTCGCCTTCATCTTGACGGCGCTGGCGCTTTATCTCTATTCGCGCTCGGTGCTGCTGACATCGGCAACGCTCTTTGCCTCGCTGACCTCGGTGGTCTGGCAATTCGGTCTGCTCAATCTGCTCGGCTACGGTCTCGATCCGCTGGCGGTGCTGGTGCCCTTCCTCGTCTTCGCCATCGGCGTCAGTCACGGCGTGCAGCAGATCAACCTCATTACGGCCGAGATCAGCGCCGGCGCCAATGCCGAACAGGCGGCGCGCGTCGCCTTCTCGCGTCTTCTGGTGCCGGGCTCCATGGCCCTCATCACGACGCTGGTCGGCTTCGGCACGCTCTACCTGATCCCCGTACCGATGATCCGCGAACTCGCCATCACCGCCTCGATCGGCGTGGTGCTGAAAATCGCGACCAACCTCATCATGCTGCCGCTTCTCGTCAGCTATCTGAAGTTCGGCGAGAACTTCCGCGACCGCGTGACGCGTTCGCGCGAAGTGCGCCTCAAGATCATGCGCGGGCTCGGTTTCGTGGCCAGTCCGCGCTGGGCCGTCATCATCCTGATCGGCTCGACGACGCTCTTCGGCATCGCCGTCTACCAGGGCATGAACCGCCATGTCGGCGCGCTTCACGCCGGTGCGCCGGAGCTTCGGCCCGACGCGCGCTACAATGTGGACTCGACGGAGATCGCCAACAGCTTCGCGCTTGGCCTCAACGTGCTGACGGTGGTGGTCGAAACGCCGCCGGACAGCTGCGTGACCTATTCCTACATGAAATATCTCAACCAGTTCTCCTGGGCGATGCAGAACGTCCCCGACGTGACGCTCGTCGTCTCGCTGCCCTTCGCGATCAAGGGTTCGGCGGCCGGCTGGAACGAGGGCAACCTCAAATGGAAGGATATTCCGCGCAACCGTCCGGCGCTGGCGCAGGCGTCGAACACGGTGCCGGGTGCGGGCGCACTCTATAACCAGACCTGCACCATCCTTCCGCACATGATCTATCTGAAGGACGCGAAGGCGACGACCATCAAATCCGCCATCAATGCGGTGAAGGAATGGCGCGCCGCTCATCCGATGGAAGGCGTCAATATTCGCCTCGCTTCCGGCAATATGGGCGTGCAGGCGGCGGTGAACGAAGAGATCACCGAAACCGAACTGCCGATGATGATGTGGGTCTATGCCGTCATCATCGCGCTCGTCACGCTCACCTATCGCGACTGGCGGGCCGTCATCGCCTGTTGCCTGCCGCTCACCTTCGGCACCTTCTTCGGCTACTGGTTCATGGAAGTGCTGCAGATCGGCCTGACCGTGGCGACGCTGCCGGTGATGGTGCTCGCGGTCGGCATCGGCGTCGACTACGCCTACTACATCTACAACCGCATCCCCTATTACCTCGGCGAGGGGATGAACGTGACCGACGCTTTCCGGCAGGCGCTCCTCGAAACCGGCATGGCGACCTTCTTCACGGCGCTCACGCTGGCGGTCGGCGTTTCCACCTGGGCCTTCTCGGATCTGAAGTTCCAGGCGGATATGGGCCTGCTGCTTTCCTTCATGTTCATGGTCAACATGATCATGGCGATCACGGTGCTGCCGGCACTCGCGGTCGTTCTGGAAATGCTGTTCCCGCGCAAGCGTCCCGTCGCCCGCCAGAGCGCGCCGGTTCACTGA
- a CDS encoding cytochrome P450, translating to MSDAAVKYEADEARDEAYSIPLAEINVADPSLFRDYKMWPYFERLRAEAPVHYSQGNEDTGPYWSVTRYNDIMSVDTNHQVFSSEGGITLRDQDEDFKLPMFIAMDPPKHDDQRKVVSPIVAPGNLAKLEGTIRERAGKILDELPTGEPVDWVDRVSIELTTQMLATLFDFPFEERRKLTRWSDVATATEESGIIESEEQRRAELLECAEYFMGLWNERVNAREPGNDLISMLAHGESTRNMDKMEYLGNLILLIVGGNDTTRNSISGGLYALNKFPDQYKKLLANPGIIPNMVPEIIRWQTPLAYMRRTALQDAEVGGQTIRKGEKVAMWYVSGNRDESVIQNPNELVIDRERPRQHLSFGFGIHRCVGNRLAEMQLRIIWEEILKRWDQPIRVLSEPQRVHSSFVKGYEKMMVELPKRKH from the coding sequence ATGAGCGACGCAGCGGTAAAATACGAAGCCGATGAGGCACGCGACGAGGCCTATTCGATCCCCCTCGCGGAGATCAATGTGGCCGACCCGTCGCTCTTCCGGGATTACAAGATGTGGCCCTATTTCGAGCGGCTGCGCGCGGAGGCCCCGGTTCACTACAGCCAGGGCAATGAGGACACCGGGCCCTACTGGTCGGTGACGCGCTACAACGACATCATGTCGGTGGATACGAACCACCAGGTCTTCTCCTCGGAAGGCGGCATCACGCTGCGCGACCAGGACGAGGACTTCAAGCTGCCCATGTTCATCGCCATGGACCCGCCCAAGCATGACGACCAGCGGAAAGTCGTGAGCCCCATCGTGGCGCCCGGCAACCTGGCGAAGCTCGAAGGCACGATCCGCGAACGCGCCGGCAAGATCCTCGACGAATTGCCGACGGGCGAGCCGGTCGACTGGGTCGATCGCGTCTCCATCGAACTCACGACGCAGATGCTGGCGACGCTGTTCGACTTCCCCTTCGAGGAACGCCGCAAGCTGACGCGCTGGTCCGACGTTGCGACGGCCACGGAAGAATCCGGCATCATCGAATCCGAGGAGCAGCGCCGCGCCGAACTTCTCGAATGCGCCGAATATTTCATGGGTCTGTGGAATGAGCGCGTGAACGCGCGTGAGCCGGGCAACGACCTCATCTCCATGCTCGCGCATGGCGAGTCGACCCGCAACATGGACAAGATGGAATATCTCGGGAACCTGATCCTGCTGATCGTCGGCGGCAACGACACGACGCGCAACTCGATCTCGGGCGGCCTCTACGCGCTCAACAAGTTCCCGGACCAGTACAAGAAGCTCCTCGCCAATCCGGGCATCATTCCGAACATGGTACCGGAAATCATCCGCTGGCAGACGCCGCTCGCCTATATGCGCCGCACCGCGCTGCAGGACGCGGAAGTCGGCGGCCAGACGATCCGCAAGGGTGAAAAGGTTGCGATGTGGTATGTCTCGGGCAACCGCGACGAAAGCGTGATCCAGAACCCGAACGAACTGGTGATCGACCGCGAACGTCCGCGCCAGCACCTCTCCTTCGGCTTCGGCATTCACCGCTGCGTGGGCAACCGTCTCGCCGAGATGCAGCTCCGCATCATCTGGGAAGAAATCCTGAAGCGTTGGGACCAGCCGATCCGTGTGCTGAGCGAGCCGCAGCGCGTGCATTCGAGCTTCGTGAAGGGCTACGAAAAAATGATGGTCGAGTTGCCGAAGCGCAAGCACTGA
- a CDS encoding ferritin-like domain-containing protein, producing the protein MTEIRQITKDDAYDAVAPHDFPAMMQPERYGARSTAFDKIISATHDHFWDPLDEKYIDFAEPFDLENQMVMPGELMPELRLPCFEKLTEKQRVKFANESARWMLSSILHGEAGALALSASLCHILKDPGAQEYAANQTREEARHVTAFAKYIQARWGKPLAVGPTLGGLLTNIVNAPEVYKKIVGMQMLVEGLAMGAFATLYAKSNDPLLVKLTQLVMTDEAFHHKFGKIWADRTIPNLSEEEQNIIEDWAAECFQTLLFNLVNPEQKQAIYGEFGLEWQQVQLEMLEAFGDEDRRESMKEGTNIFRVLIKTLLKAGIITDRTKAFYATYVDMEELRHEGDRMVGDDIAEDGIRYLQQINFGTNADALKNVSVSAAE; encoded by the coding sequence ATGACCGAAATTCGGCAGATCACCAAAGACGACGCCTATGATGCCGTCGCCCCCCATGATTTCCCGGCGATGATGCAGCCGGAACGTTACGGCGCCCGCTCCACCGCCTTCGACAAGATCATTTCCGCGACCCACGACCATTTCTGGGATCCGCTGGACGAGAAGTACATCGACTTCGCCGAACCCTTCGATCTCGAAAACCAGATGGTGATGCCGGGCGAGTTGATGCCGGAGCTGCGCCTGCCCTGCTTCGAGAAGCTGACGGAAAAGCAGCGCGTGAAATTCGCGAATGAGAGCGCGCGCTGGATGCTCTCGTCGATCCTGCATGGCGAAGCCGGCGCGCTGGCGCTTTCCGCCTCGCTCTGCCACATCCTGAAGGATCCGGGCGCGCAGGAATATGCCGCCAACCAGACCCGCGAAGAAGCCCGCCATGTGACGGCCTTCGCGAAATACATCCAGGCGCGTTGGGGCAAGCCCCTCGCCGTCGGCCCGACGCTGGGCGGCCTGCTCACCAACATCGTCAACGCACCGGAGGTCTACAAGAAGATCGTCGGCATGCAGATGCTGGTCGAAGGCCTTGCCATGGGCGCCTTCGCGACGCTTTACGCGAAGTCGAACGATCCGCTCCTCGTCAAGCTGACGCAGCTCGTGATGACGGACGAAGCCTTCCATCACAAGTTCGGCAAGATCTGGGCCGACCGCACGATCCCGAACCTCTCGGAAGAAGAGCAGAACATCATCGAGGACTGGGCGGCCGAGTGCTTCCAGACCCTGCTGTTCAACCTCGTGAACCCCGAGCAGAAGCAGGCGATCTACGGCGAGTTCGGTCTCGAATGGCAGCAGGTGCAGCTCGAGATGCTCGAAGCCTTCGGCGATGAAGACCGCCGCGAGAGCATGAAGGAAGGCACCAACATCTTCCGCGTGCTCATCAAGACGCTGCTCAAGGCCGGCATCATCACCGACCGCACCAAGGCCTTCTACGCCACCTATGTGGACATGGAAGAGCTGCGCCATGAAGGCGACCGCATGGTCGGCGACGATATCGCCGAGGACGGCATCCGCTATCTGCAGCAGATCAATTTCGGCACCAATGCCGATGCGCTGAAGAATGTAAGCGTCTCCGCCGCGGAATAA
- a CDS encoding Hsp70 family protein, translated as MSPRFIGLDFGTTNSALAVASPEGAARLVPVRHRNELLNTFRSILYFDDEERDPNGRPHAFAGPDAMDAYLERGAEGRLIQSVKSYLANPNFTSTSIFNSRFTLENLVGFIVARLVDATAEAEELSGEMLAGPVVVGRPARFVRNSLGVADGAHDDLAVARLREALRGVRIPDVHFEFEPVAAAYSYEASLARDELVLIGDFGGGTSDFCLLHVGPGMREVKARGETIVGVSGVGLAGDAFDARLIEHCVAPRLGKGTNYKSGSKTLPVPSWPYDTMKRWHELSLINTRKTRRMLEEIGQTAEAADEVAALSRLISEERGFALYQAVEATKVALSSSPETTLHFDLDPVTIDARVTRAEFDSWIAPELAEISTCVDRLLEETGTSPGRVDRVFLTGGSSFIPAVRRLFAARFGAEKLAGGGELTSVATGLALAARQRFGD; from the coding sequence ATGTCCCCACGTTTCATCGGTCTCGATTTCGGGACCACCAACAGCGCGCTCGCCGTCGCCTCGCCCGAGGGCGCCGCGCGTCTCGTACCGGTGCGCCACAGGAACGAACTCCTGAACACCTTCCGCTCGATCCTCTATTTCGACGATGAGGAGCGCGATCCGAACGGACGGCCGCATGCCTTTGCCGGGCCGGACGCAATGGACGCCTATCTGGAGCGCGGCGCCGAAGGCCGGTTGATCCAGTCGGTGAAATCCTATCTCGCCAATCCGAACTTCACCTCGACGAGCATTTTCAACAGCCGCTTCACGCTGGAAAATCTCGTCGGCTTCATCGTCGCCCGGCTCGTCGATGCGACGGCGGAAGCGGAAGAGCTGTCGGGCGAGATGCTGGCGGGGCCGGTTGTCGTCGGCCGTCCGGCGCGCTTCGTGCGCAACAGTCTGGGCGTGGCCGACGGCGCGCATGACGATCTGGCGGTGGCGCGGCTGCGCGAGGCGCTGCGCGGCGTCCGCATCCCGGATGTCCATTTTGAATTCGAGCCGGTGGCCGCAGCCTATAGCTACGAGGCATCTCTCGCCCGCGACGAGCTTGTGCTGATCGGCGACTTCGGCGGCGGCACGTCGGATTTCTGCCTGCTGCATGTCGGCCCCGGCATGCGCGAGGTGAAGGCGCGCGGCGAAACGATTGTCGGCGTTTCGGGCGTCGGTCTTGCGGGCGATGCTTTCGATGCGCGCCTGATCGAACATTGCGTCGCGCCGCGCCTCGGCAAGGGCACGAATTACAAGAGCGGCAGCAAGACGCTTCCCGTTCCGTCCTGGCCCTATGACACGATGAAGCGGTGGCACGAACTGAGCCTCATCAACACCCGCAAGACGCGGCGAATGCTGGAAGAGATCGGCCAGACGGCAGAAGCGGCGGACGAGGTGGCGGCGCTGTCGCGGCTCATTTCGGAGGAACGCGGCTTCGCGCTTTACCAGGCCGTGGAGGCGACGAAGGTCGCGCTTTCATCCTCTCCCGAAACGACGCTTCATTTCGATCTCGATCCGGTGACGATCGACGCGCGCGTGACGCGCGCCGAATTCGACAGCTGGATCGCGCCGGAGCTTGCGGAAATCTCGACCTGTGTCGACCGCCTGCTGGAGGAGACGGGGACGTCCCCCGGGCGCGTCGACCGCGTCTTCCTGACCGGCGGCTCCTCCTTCATTCCCGCGGTCAGGAGGCTCTTCGCGGCCCGCTTCGGCGCGGAAAAGCTGGCCGGCGGCGGCGAGTTGACCTCGGTCGCGACGGGGCTCGCGCTTGCCGCGAGGCAGCGTTTCGGGGACTGA